One Arthrobacter sp. FW306-07-I genomic window carries:
- a CDS encoding ArsR/SmtB family transcription factor, which yields MVTDDVFAVIAESTRRDILVALRAGDKAVGELVEELAASQPTISKHLKVLREAQLVSMRAQGQKRYYALNRGPLEGIATWLETFDVGTRTKAAAAPAGQDQAVPAHLREGVAAVAASLPPAPRPLETAQPTGEEAPAPVLVREGAELSPAVVIPGGATAPLSDDSVPQQIGRTVGRAATKAADLLANLPNLPKFGRKK from the coding sequence ATGGTGACAGACGACGTATTTGCCGTCATAGCGGAATCCACGCGGCGGGACATCCTGGTGGCCCTCCGGGCAGGAGACAAAGCCGTGGGGGAACTGGTGGAGGAACTGGCGGCCAGCCAGCCCACCATTTCCAAGCACCTGAAGGTCCTCCGTGAAGCGCAGCTGGTCAGCATGCGCGCGCAGGGCCAGAAGCGGTACTACGCCTTGAACCGGGGTCCGCTGGAGGGCATCGCCACCTGGCTGGAAACGTTCGACGTCGGCACCCGCACCAAAGCCGCCGCCGCACCAGCCGGCCAGGACCAGGCAGTCCCCGCCCACCTGAGGGAGGGCGTCGCCGCTGTGGCGGCGTCGCTGCCGCCTGCCCCAAGGCCCCTGGAAACCGCGCAGCCGACCGGGGAGGAAGCCCCGGCCCCTGTCCTGGTGCGGGAAGGCGCCGAGCTGAGCCCCGCCGTCGTGATTCCCGGCGGCGCCACCGCGCCGCTGAGCGACGACAGCGTTCCGCAGCAAATCGGACGCACCGTTGGCCGCGCCGCCACCAAGGCGGCCGACCTGCTGGCGAACCTTCCCAACCTGCCCAAGTTTGGGCGTAAGAAGTAG
- a CDS encoding acetoin utilization protein AcuC: MTYLPGLSQPAPPTVVAWSPDMTAYNFGPGHPMAPERMELTARLARSLGIFDLEHVDVAAPEVATDAELESVHSSDYVAAVRRVSADPSRPDESRGLGTEDDPAFAGMHEAAARLAGGSLLAAQRVLEGSAVHAVNFGGGMHHAARERASGFCIYNDAAIAVQKLLDGGVRKVAYVDVDAHHGDGTQNIFWDDPRVLTVSLHETGLTLFPGTGFANEIGGPAAEGTAVNVALPAGTSDAGWLRAFYAVVPQLVGAFEPDVIVSQHGCDSHRSDPLTHLNLSVDGQREAANAVGHLAERYCGGRWIATGGGGYNVLDVVPRAWSHLVAIAAGRPVPLRTPVPQVWRQYVAEKFGREAPALMGDDVELWWRSWEVGFDPNDAVDRTVMATRKAVFPLHGLDPWFD, translated from the coding sequence ATGACATACCTGCCCGGCCTCAGCCAACCCGCGCCGCCAACGGTGGTGGCGTGGAGTCCTGACATGACAGCCTACAACTTCGGCCCGGGCCACCCCATGGCGCCGGAGCGAATGGAGCTGACGGCGCGCTTGGCCCGGAGCCTCGGTATCTTCGACCTGGAGCACGTTGACGTGGCGGCACCTGAGGTGGCAACTGACGCGGAACTGGAGTCCGTCCATTCATCCGACTATGTGGCGGCAGTCCGCCGGGTCAGCGCGGACCCGTCCCGGCCGGACGAGTCCCGCGGGCTGGGAACCGAAGACGATCCGGCCTTTGCCGGCATGCATGAAGCCGCGGCGCGCCTTGCCGGAGGGTCCCTGCTCGCAGCGCAGCGGGTGCTGGAAGGTTCTGCCGTACATGCCGTGAACTTCGGCGGCGGCATGCACCATGCCGCCCGGGAGCGGGCCAGCGGGTTCTGCATCTACAACGACGCCGCCATTGCCGTGCAGAAGCTGCTCGACGGCGGCGTACGCAAAGTGGCGTACGTCGATGTGGACGCACACCACGGCGACGGCACCCAGAACATTTTTTGGGACGACCCCCGGGTCCTTACCGTTTCGCTGCATGAGACCGGCCTGACGCTCTTTCCCGGAACAGGGTTCGCCAACGAAATCGGCGGCCCGGCAGCCGAGGGGACGGCGGTGAATGTCGCGCTGCCGGCCGGCACCTCCGACGCCGGATGGCTGCGCGCCTTCTACGCCGTGGTGCCGCAGTTGGTGGGCGCCTTCGAACCGGACGTGATCGTGAGCCAGCACGGCTGCGACTCCCACCGCAGCGACCCCCTCACGCACCTCAACCTGAGTGTGGACGGACAGCGCGAGGCAGCGAACGCCGTCGGGCATCTGGCCGAGCGGTACTGCGGCGGCCGCTGGATCGCCACCGGCGGCGGCGGGTACAACGTGCTGGACGTGGTGCCGCGGGCCTGGAGCCACCTGGTGGCCATCGCCGCGGGGCGGCCCGTGCCGCTGCGGACGCCCGTGCCACAGGTTTGGCGGCAGTACGTGGCGGAGAAGTTCGGCAGGGAAGCGCCCGCCCTCATGGGGGATGACGTGGAGCTGTGGTGGCGTTCCTGGGAGGTGGGCTTCGACCCGAATGACGCGGTGGACCGCACGGTCATGGCCACCCGCAAGGCGGTGTTCCCGCTGCATGGCCTGGATCCCTGGTTCGACTAG
- a CDS encoding TrkH family potassium uptake protein: MTQSQSRPRTPAIWHPPAQEREGLWILTRLRDFIDDIANTTPARLALTAFAAVCLVFTFLLSLPVSSANGTPTPLDEALFTAVSAVCVTGLTVVSTAVHWSFFGQLVILVGIFIGGLGTLTLASLLALMVSKRLGVRGKIIAAESMNNAGRLGEVGTLLRIVITTSVVIEGILALALIPRFLALGEPFWQSVWHGIFYSISSFNNAGFTPHSDGIVPYETDLWILIPLMVGVFLGSLGFPVVMVLQQNGLNWKKWNLHTKLTIQVSLILLVAGAFLWALMEWDNVRTIGSMGVGDKITHALFASVMMRSGGFNLVDQNQMDSTTMLLTDALMFAGGGSASTAGGIKVTTIAVMFLAIIAEARGDADVKVYGRTIPQGSMRVAISVIVAGATLVSVSAFLLLHISGQSLDRVLFETISAFATVGLSTNLSAEVPPAGVYVLTVLMFAGRVGTVTLAAALALRQRSQLYHYPEERPIIG, translated from the coding sequence ATGACGCAGAGCCAGTCAAGGCCCCGGACCCCGGCCATCTGGCACCCCCCGGCACAGGAGCGGGAGGGCCTCTGGATCCTGACGCGGCTGCGCGACTTCATTGACGACATCGCCAACACCACCCCGGCACGGCTGGCGCTAACGGCCTTCGCCGCCGTATGCCTCGTATTCACCTTCCTGCTGTCCCTGCCGGTGTCTTCGGCCAACGGAACGCCCACCCCCCTCGACGAGGCCCTGTTCACCGCAGTCTCGGCTGTGTGCGTCACAGGCCTCACGGTGGTGTCGACGGCGGTCCACTGGTCCTTCTTCGGGCAACTGGTGATCCTGGTGGGCATCTTCATCGGAGGCCTGGGAACCTTGACGCTGGCGTCCTTGCTGGCCCTGATGGTGAGCAAGCGGCTGGGTGTGCGCGGCAAGATCATTGCCGCCGAGTCCATGAACAACGCCGGGCGCCTGGGCGAGGTGGGTACCCTGCTCCGGATCGTCATCACCACATCGGTGGTGATCGAGGGCATCCTGGCGCTGGCGCTGATCCCGCGGTTCCTCGCCCTGGGCGAGCCCTTCTGGCAGTCCGTCTGGCACGGCATTTTCTATTCCATTTCGTCGTTCAACAACGCCGGATTTACCCCGCACTCGGACGGCATCGTGCCCTATGAGACGGACCTGTGGATCCTCATCCCGCTCATGGTGGGGGTCTTCCTGGGCAGCCTGGGGTTCCCCGTAGTGATGGTCCTGCAGCAGAACGGCCTGAACTGGAAGAAGTGGAACCTCCACACCAAGCTCACCATCCAGGTGTCCCTGATCCTCCTGGTGGCTGGGGCATTCCTCTGGGCACTGATGGAGTGGGACAACGTCCGGACCATCGGTTCCATGGGCGTGGGCGACAAGATCACGCACGCGCTGTTCGCCTCCGTGATGATGCGCTCCGGGGGGTTCAACCTGGTGGACCAGAACCAGATGGACTCCACCACCATGCTGCTGACCGACGCCCTGATGTTCGCCGGCGGCGGTTCGGCGTCAACGGCCGGCGGCATCAAGGTGACCACCATCGCGGTGATGTTCCTGGCCATCATCGCCGAGGCCCGGGGCGATGCCGACGTCAAGGTATACGGCCGGACCATCCCGCAGGGCAGCATGCGCGTGGCCATCTCCGTGATCGTTGCCGGCGCCACCCTGGTGTCCGTGTCCGCGTTCCTGCTGCTGCACATCAGCGGCCAGTCGCTGGACCGCGTATTGTTCGAAACCATCTCGGCGTTCGCCACGGTGGGTCTCAGCACCAACCTGAGCGCCGAGGTGCCGCCCGCCGGGGTCTACGTCCTCACGGTGCTGATGTTCGCAGGCCGTGTGGGCACCGTAACCCTCGCCGCCGCGCTGGCCCTGCGCCAGCGCAGCCAGTTGTACCACTACCCCGAAGAGAGGCCGATCATTGGCTAG
- a CDS encoding potassium channel family protein, translating into MASSTDAPRRPAHNSPVLVIGLGRFGSSTAEQLVKQGREVLAIERDRNLVQKWAPLLTHVVEADATNIDALRQLGAQEFSSAVVGVGTSIESSVLITVNLVDLGIEHLWVKAITPSHGKILTRIGANHVIYPEADAGVRAAHLVSGRMLDFIEFDDDFAIVKMYPPRETVGFTLDESKVRSKYGVTIVGVKSPGEDFTYARPETKVSSRDMLIVSGHVDLLERFAARP; encoded by the coding sequence TTGGCTAGTTCCACAGACGCCCCCCGGCGCCCCGCCCACAACTCCCCGGTCCTGGTGATCGGGCTGGGCCGCTTCGGATCATCCACCGCAGAGCAACTGGTCAAGCAGGGCCGGGAAGTGCTGGCCATCGAGCGGGACCGGAACCTGGTGCAGAAGTGGGCACCCCTCCTGACCCACGTGGTGGAGGCCGACGCCACCAATATCGATGCGCTGCGCCAGCTCGGCGCCCAGGAGTTCAGTTCCGCCGTCGTCGGCGTGGGCACCTCCATCGAGTCCTCGGTGCTGATCACCGTCAACCTGGTGGACCTGGGCATCGAGCACCTCTGGGTCAAGGCCATCACGCCCTCGCATGGCAAGATCCTGACCCGGATCGGCGCCAACCACGTCATCTACCCGGAGGCTGACGCCGGCGTGCGCGCCGCACACCTGGTGTCCGGCCGGATGCTGGACTTCATCGAGTTCGACGACGACTTCGCCATCGTCAAAATGTACCCGCCGCGCGAAACCGTGGGTTTCACCCTGGACGAGTCAAAGGTCCGGTCCAAGTACGGCGTCACCATTGTGGGTGTGAAGTCCCCGGGTGAGGACTTCACCTATGCGCGGCCCGAGACCAAGGTGTCCTCGCGGGACATGCTGATCGTTTCCGGCCACGTGGACCTGCTGGAGAGGTTCGCAGCGCGCCCCTAG
- the proC gene encoding pyrroline-5-carboxylate reductase, with product MSNRIAFLGCGSMNEAILGGLLKAGTDPGDVVATVRRAERASELAERYHGITAIAGEEEPDNNRQAAKGSAVVILGVKPVGIADLAREISPALSPDTVVVSVAAAVSIAQLEAALPAGQPVIRTMPNTPAKLGRGVVSVSPGTHCTPEQLQLVKDILKGAGTVVEVPEEQVDALSAISGSGPAYAFYLAEAMANAGEKLGLDRELSLLLARETVAGAGLMLAEPGANPAALRKAVTSPNGTTERAIATFDEQGIPAIIAAGARAAADRAAEITKQLG from the coding sequence ATGAGCAACCGAATCGCATTCCTTGGCTGTGGATCCATGAACGAAGCCATTCTTGGCGGCCTGCTGAAGGCAGGAACGGACCCCGGGGATGTGGTGGCCACCGTCCGCCGCGCTGAGCGCGCCTCGGAACTGGCCGAACGGTACCACGGCATCACTGCCATCGCGGGCGAGGAAGAGCCCGACAACAACAGGCAGGCCGCCAAGGGATCCGCCGTCGTCATCCTTGGCGTCAAGCCGGTGGGCATCGCGGACCTGGCCCGGGAGATCAGCCCCGCCCTGTCACCGGACACCGTGGTGGTCAGCGTGGCCGCGGCCGTGTCGATCGCCCAGCTTGAGGCCGCATTGCCGGCCGGGCAGCCGGTGATCCGGACCATGCCCAACACCCCGGCAAAGCTGGGCCGCGGCGTCGTCTCCGTGTCGCCGGGAACGCACTGCACCCCCGAGCAGCTTCAGTTGGTCAAGGACATCCTGAAGGGTGCCGGGACCGTCGTTGAGGTCCCTGAGGAGCAGGTGGATGCGCTCTCTGCCATCAGCGGATCCGGGCCGGCCTACGCCTTCTACCTTGCAGAAGCCATGGCCAACGCGGGCGAAAAGCTGGGCCTGGACCGTGAACTGTCCCTGCTGCTTGCGCGCGAAACGGTGGCTGGGGCAGGCCTCATGCTGGCCGAGCCCGGGGCAAACCCCGCAGCGTTGCGCAAGGCGGTCACCAGCCCCAACGGCACCACGGAACGCGCCATTGCCACCTTCGACGAACAGGGCATCCCGGCCATCATCGCCGCCGGCGCCAGGGCGGCCGCCGACCGCGCAGCCGAAATCACCAAGCAGCTCGGCTAG
- a CDS encoding Ppx/GppA phosphatase family protein gives MRLGVLDIGSNTVHLLLVDAHPGAQPVPFASHKRPLSLVQYLEPDGSISDEGQHELTEFVLEAWEFAARHKAEDLLAFCTSAIREATNGPEVLARVKHETTVTLQELTGSEEASMTFFAVRRWHGWGAGPILNLDIGGGSFEMAFGQDELPEVATSVPLGASRLTRDWLAGDPPSAKSVKELRRYIRATLKPAVREFDGLGRANVVAGTSKTFRSLARIAGAAPSAEGPYVKRELHASDLGIWTQRISAMSSEDRLHLPGVSEARAHQLLAGALVAEAALEMFKFKKLRICPWALREGLILRRLDQLVFSGPLQPAPHVAAAQSVDAPV, from the coding sequence ATGCGTCTAGGCGTCCTCGATATTGGTTCCAATACTGTCCACCTGCTCCTGGTGGATGCCCACCCCGGCGCGCAGCCGGTCCCGTTCGCATCGCACAAGCGGCCGCTGTCCCTGGTCCAGTACCTCGAACCGGACGGCAGCATCAGCGACGAAGGCCAGCATGAGCTGACCGAGTTCGTGCTGGAAGCATGGGAATTCGCTGCCCGGCACAAGGCCGAGGACCTGCTGGCCTTCTGTACGTCTGCCATACGCGAGGCCACCAACGGCCCCGAGGTCCTGGCCCGGGTCAAGCACGAAACCACGGTGACCCTGCAGGAGCTCACGGGCAGCGAGGAAGCGTCCATGACGTTCTTCGCCGTCCGGCGCTGGCACGGGTGGGGTGCCGGCCCCATCCTGAACCTGGACATCGGCGGCGGTTCCTTCGAAATGGCCTTCGGCCAGGACGAATTGCCCGAGGTGGCCACCTCCGTGCCGCTGGGCGCCAGCAGGCTCACCAGGGACTGGCTTGCCGGCGACCCGCCGTCGGCAAAGAGCGTCAAGGAACTCCGCCGCTATATCAGGGCCACGCTCAAGCCAGCGGTCCGCGAGTTCGACGGCCTGGGCCGGGCAAACGTGGTGGCCGGTACGTCCAAGACCTTCCGTTCCCTGGCCCGGATCGCCGGTGCCGCCCCCAGCGCTGAAGGCCCCTACGTCAAACGCGAACTGCACGCCTCGGACCTGGGCATCTGGACCCAGCGGATCTCGGCCATGAGCTCGGAAGACAGGCTGCATCTTCCCGGCGTGTCCGAGGCACGGGCCCACCAGCTGCTTGCCGGCGCTTTGGTGGCTGAGGCCGCCCTGGAGATGTTCAAGTTCAAGAAGCTGCGCATCTGCCCGTGGGCCCTGCGTGAAGGGCTCATCCTGCGGCGCCTGGACCAGCTGGTGTTTTCCGGCCCGCTCCAGCCGGCGCCCCACGTGGCCGCCGCGCAGTCGGTGGATGCACCCGTCTAG
- a CDS encoding SseB family protein, protein MTEQQGIDDTNPLNDLEEKLSTGGQPDANPVDVILSFLNSEVYIISSDTVEGLDSQVEPLVLANADGDPVLAVFSHPSRVDQQYLEAAPNVLGTQGAAIIANLGDELGMVINPGAAYGFEINPEGVANIRRDFKRADEQ, encoded by the coding sequence ATGACTGAACAGCAGGGAATCGACGACACCAATCCGCTCAACGACCTTGAGGAGAAGCTCTCCACTGGCGGGCAGCCTGACGCGAACCCCGTGGACGTCATCCTGTCGTTCCTCAACAGCGAGGTCTACATCATCAGCTCGGACACGGTGGAAGGCTTGGACTCCCAGGTGGAGCCGCTGGTCCTGGCCAACGCCGATGGCGACCCCGTCCTCGCCGTTTTCTCGCACCCCAGCAGGGTGGACCAGCAGTACCTGGAAGCGGCCCCGAACGTGCTGGGCACGCAGGGGGCAGCCATCATCGCCAACCTCGGCGATGAGCTGGGCATGGTGATCAACCCCGGAGCCGCCTACGGCTTTGAGATCAACCCCGAGGGCGTGGCCAACATCCGGCGCGACTTCAAGCGCGCTGACGAGCAATAA
- the topA gene encoding type I DNA topoisomerase yields MPSKAKTGKKLVIVESPAKSKTIAKYLGEGFIVEASIGHIRDLPQPSELPAELKKTSVGKFAVDIDHDFKPYYVVSPDKKKKVTELKAALKDADELYLATDGDREGEAIAWHLLEVLKPKVPVYRMTFGEITKEAIQRAMGNLRDVDQDLVDAQETRRVLDRLYGYEISPVLWRKVARGLSAGRVQSVVTRMVVDRERERMAFKAASYWDLTGQFGAESGSFKAKLAAVDGAKVATGRDFNDNGELTSRNVAHLNEELATSLAAGLQNADFRVRSVDTKPYTRRPAAPFTTSTLQQEAGRKLRFSSKSTMQIAQRLYENGYITYMRTDSSALSDEAVTAARRQASELYGPEYVPQSPRVYSNKAANAQEAHEAIRPAGDSFRTPAQVAKQLSGDEFRLYELIWKRTVASQMGDAKGSTATIRLGAVSTDGRDAEFSASGTVITFPGFLAAYEEGKDETRGDDDSDEARRLPNVAKDDSLTATGIQAVGHETSPPPRYTEASLTAELEKKGIGRPSTYASTISTIQDRGYVRKQGSALVPSWIAFSVIRLLEQHFSDYVDYEFTADMEGDLDKIANGQEAGASWLRHFYFGEDSDPGLLSIVNNLGEIDAREINSIPITDEITLRVGKFGPYLESSAAVVDPKTGEIVESARANVPEDLAPDELTAAKAIELMETAAPEERVLGTDPHTGHTVVAKNGRYGAYVSEIIPEMTDDELAKQPVEYYKNGKPKPPKKPVKAKPRTGSLFKSMTVESVTLDEALQLMSLPRALGEDAEGNLITVQNGRFGPYLKKGTDSRSIGSEEEIFTITLEQALEIYSQPKQRGARAAVPPLAEFGPDPVSEKNIVVKEGRFGPYITDGITNITVPRATSLEELTREQAVELLAEKRAKGPVKRTATRKAPAKKKATAKK; encoded by the coding sequence GTGCCAAGCAAGGCCAAAACCGGCAAGAAACTCGTGATCGTGGAGTCTCCGGCCAAGAGCAAGACCATCGCCAAGTACCTGGGCGAGGGCTTCATCGTGGAGGCCTCCATCGGTCACATCCGGGACCTGCCGCAGCCGTCCGAACTGCCTGCAGAGCTGAAGAAGACCTCGGTGGGCAAGTTCGCCGTCGACATTGACCACGACTTCAAGCCCTACTACGTGGTGTCCCCGGACAAGAAGAAAAAGGTCACCGAGCTCAAGGCCGCCCTCAAGGACGCCGACGAACTTTATCTCGCAACAGATGGGGACCGCGAGGGCGAAGCCATCGCGTGGCACCTGCTGGAAGTGCTCAAGCCCAAGGTCCCGGTGTACCGGATGACGTTCGGCGAAATCACCAAGGAAGCCATCCAGCGCGCCATGGGCAACCTGCGCGACGTGGACCAGGACCTGGTGGATGCCCAGGAAACCCGCCGCGTCCTGGACCGCCTCTACGGCTACGAGATCTCGCCCGTGCTGTGGCGCAAGGTGGCCCGCGGCCTCTCCGCCGGGCGCGTGCAGTCCGTGGTCACCCGCATGGTGGTGGACCGCGAACGCGAACGCATGGCCTTCAAGGCTGCCTCCTACTGGGACCTGACCGGCCAGTTCGGCGCGGAATCGGGCTCGTTCAAGGCCAAGCTTGCCGCCGTGGACGGCGCCAAGGTGGCGACGGGCCGCGACTTCAACGACAACGGTGAGCTCACCTCCCGGAACGTGGCCCACCTCAACGAGGAACTGGCAACGTCCCTGGCGGCAGGCCTGCAGAACGCAGACTTCCGTGTCCGCTCTGTGGACACCAAGCCGTACACGCGCCGTCCCGCTGCGCCGTTTACCACCTCCACGCTCCAGCAGGAGGCCGGCCGCAAGCTGCGTTTCTCCTCGAAGAGCACCATGCAGATCGCACAGCGGCTGTATGAAAACGGCTACATCACCTATATGCGTACCGACTCCTCGGCGCTGAGTGACGAGGCCGTCACCGCCGCCCGCCGGCAGGCGTCCGAGCTGTACGGCCCGGAATACGTGCCGCAGTCCCCGCGTGTGTACTCGAACAAGGCCGCCAACGCGCAGGAAGCGCACGAGGCCATCCGTCCCGCCGGAGACTCCTTCCGCACGCCTGCCCAGGTGGCGAAACAGCTGTCCGGGGACGAGTTCCGCCTGTACGAACTCATCTGGAAGCGCACCGTCGCCTCCCAGATGGGCGATGCCAAGGGTTCGACGGCGACCATCCGCTTGGGTGCCGTGTCCACCGACGGGCGGGACGCCGAGTTCTCCGCCTCCGGCACCGTGATCACGTTCCCCGGCTTCCTCGCCGCCTATGAGGAAGGCAAGGACGAGACCCGCGGCGACGACGACTCCGACGAAGCCCGCCGGCTGCCCAACGTGGCCAAGGACGACTCCCTCACCGCAACGGGCATCCAGGCCGTGGGCCACGAGACCTCCCCGCCGCCGCGCTACACCGAAGCATCCCTCACCGCGGAACTGGAGAAGAAGGGCATCGGCCGCCCGTCCACCTACGCTTCCACCATTTCCACCATCCAGGACCGCGGCTACGTCCGGAAACAGGGCTCAGCCCTGGTTCCCAGTTGGATCGCCTTCTCGGTTATCCGCCTGCTGGAGCAGCACTTCTCCGACTACGTGGATTACGAGTTCACCGCGGACATGGAAGGCGACCTGGACAAGATCGCCAACGGCCAGGAAGCCGGGGCCTCCTGGCTGCGGCACTTCTACTTCGGCGAGGATTCAGACCCCGGCCTGTTGAGTATCGTCAACAACCTGGGCGAGATCGACGCCAGGGAAATCAACTCGATCCCCATCACGGACGAGATCACGCTTCGGGTGGGCAAGTTCGGCCCGTACCTGGAAAGCTCGGCCGCCGTGGTGGACCCGAAGACCGGCGAGATCGTGGAATCGGCCCGCGCCAACGTTCCTGAGGACCTGGCGCCCGACGAGCTGACCGCTGCCAAGGCCATCGAGCTGATGGAGACAGCGGCGCCGGAGGAGCGCGTGCTCGGCACCGATCCGCACACGGGGCACACGGTGGTGGCCAAGAATGGCCGCTACGGCGCCTACGTCAGCGAGATCATTCCCGAGATGACGGATGACGAACTGGCCAAGCAGCCTGTGGAGTACTACAAGAACGGCAAGCCCAAGCCGCCCAAGAAGCCGGTCAAGGCCAAGCCGCGCACGGGCTCGCTGTTCAAGTCCATGACCGTCGAGTCCGTGACCCTGGACGAGGCACTGCAGCTCATGAGCCTTCCCCGTGCACTGGGGGAGGACGCCGAAGGCAACCTCATCACGGTCCAGAACGGCCGGTTCGGCCCGTACCTGAAGAAGGGCACCGACTCCCGTTCCATCGGCTCCGAAGAGGAAATCTTCACCATCACCCTGGAACAGGCCCTGGAGATCTACTCCCAGCCCAAGCAGCGTGGCGCCCGTGCCGCGGTGCCGCCGCTGGCCGAGTTCGGCCCGGACCCGGTGTCGGAAAAGAACATCGTGGTGAAGGAGGGCCGGTTCGGGCCCTACATCACCGACGGCATCACCAACATCACGGTTCCGCGCGCCACCTCCCTTGAGGAGCTCACGCGGGAGCAGGCAGTGGAACTGCTGGCCGAGAAGCGCGCCAAGGGGCCGGTCAAGCGCACCGCCACCCGCAAGGCGCCTGCCAAGAAGAAGGCAACGGCCAAGAAGTAG
- a CDS encoding DUF7059 domain-containing protein → MPKSPYEFTAGNTPDAPRSDLPGLLAALAADLRRLDYTLDGVARLLGPTASAALNRDQTIPALLAAEQAVREDSRVVPLAAIVRLWLLAEPQERETLDAALPDTGVEGLLELGLVQPVPGSALLTAKADLRPYGWDKNDDGSGGAELWVASDLAAHQQAGVLRHDHVLGIGQASTTLVQTTIRRHTERALDLGTGCGIQAFHLLHHCQHVTATDISERALAYARFNILLNAEALSVDPDRLEDRVSLRLGSLLEPVEGEEFGLVVSNPPFVITPRSAGEDAADQFTYRDGGLPGDEIVASLVADLPGILATGGWAQMLGNWEVPADDAWDERPRSWVQPGTDAWFIQREQVSPEQYAETWLQDASESRDRQHYREAYAAYLADFASRNVAGIGFGMVWLRRPASGAPAAISRFEELTYPIEQPIGPHLGAAVDRCDWLAAHDLGNTHLLVADDVTEERHQRPGAEHPGVILLRQGAGLRRTNLMSTELAGFVSACDGDLTAGQIAGALEALLGGGFGGEEAFDAGSFQGALLADVANLVRDGFLIPAGIPA, encoded by the coding sequence GTGCCTAAATCCCCTTACGAGTTCACCGCCGGCAACACCCCCGACGCTCCCCGCAGCGACCTCCCCGGCCTGCTGGCCGCGCTTGCTGCGGACCTGCGCCGCCTGGACTACACGCTCGACGGCGTTGCCCGGCTCCTGGGCCCCACGGCCTCTGCGGCGTTGAACCGGGACCAGACCATTCCCGCACTGCTCGCTGCCGAGCAGGCTGTAAGGGAGGACAGCCGCGTGGTGCCGCTTGCCGCCATCGTCCGCCTCTGGCTCCTCGCCGAGCCACAGGAGCGGGAAACGCTCGACGCTGCGCTGCCGGATACCGGCGTGGAAGGCCTCCTGGAACTGGGGCTGGTGCAGCCCGTTCCCGGCTCGGCGCTGCTCACTGCGAAGGCAGACCTGCGGCCGTACGGCTGGGACAAGAATGATGACGGCAGCGGCGGAGCGGAGCTGTGGGTTGCCAGCGACCTTGCCGCCCATCAGCAGGCGGGCGTGCTGAGGCACGACCACGTCCTGGGCATCGGGCAGGCGTCCACCACCTTGGTCCAGACCACCATCCGCCGCCACACCGAGCGCGCACTGGACCTGGGCACGGGCTGCGGCATCCAGGCCTTCCACCTGCTGCACCACTGCCAGCATGTCACTGCCACTGACATCTCCGAGCGGGCCCTGGCCTACGCGCGGTTCAACATCCTGCTGAATGCTGAGGCGCTTTCGGTGGACCCGGACCGGCTCGAGGACCGGGTGAGCCTGCGCCTGGGTTCCCTGTTGGAGCCGGTCGAGGGCGAGGAGTTCGGGCTGGTGGTCTCCAACCCGCCGTTCGTTATCACCCCGCGCAGCGCGGGCGAGGATGCCGCGGACCAGTTCACCTACCGCGACGGCGGCCTGCCGGGAGATGAGATTGTCGCGTCCCTGGTGGCGGACCTGCCCGGCATCCTGGCGACCGGCGGCTGGGCCCAGATGCTGGGGAACTGGGAAGTCCCAGCGGATGACGCCTGGGACGAACGGCCCAGGTCCTGGGTGCAGCCGGGCACGGACGCCTGGTTCATCCAGCGCGAGCAAGTCAGCCCGGAACAATACGCCGAAACCTGGCTGCAGGACGCCTCGGAATCCCGCGACCGGCAGCACTACCGGGAGGCGTACGCGGCCTACCTTGCGGATTTCGCCTCCAGGAATGTGGCCGGGATCGGCTTCGGCATGGTGTGGCTGCGCCGCCCTGCCAGCGGTGCGCCGGCCGCCATCAGCCGCTTCGAGGAACTCACCTACCCCATCGAGCAGCCCATCGGCCCGCACCTGGGTGCCGCCGTCGACCGTTGTGACTGGCTCGCTGCGCATGATCTTGGCAACACGCACCTGCTGGTGGCGGACGACGTTACCGAGGAACGCCACCAGCGCCCCGGCGCCGAGCACCCAGGCGTGATCCTGCTCCGGCAGGGTGCCGGGCTGCGCCGCACGAACCTGATGAGCACCGAGCTGGCCGGGTTCGTGTCAGCGTGCGACGGCGACCTTACCGCCGGGCAGATTGCCGGCGCTTTGGAGGCCCTCCTGGGCGGGGGTTTTGGCGGCGAGGAAGCCTTCGACGCCGGGTCCTTCCAGGGCGCGCTGCTCGCGGACGTTGCCAATCTGGTCCGCGACGGCTTCCTCATCCCGGCCGGGATCCCGGCCTGA